A portion of the Pan troglodytes isolate AG18354 chromosome 10, NHGRI_mPanTro3-v2.0_pri, whole genome shotgun sequence genome contains these proteins:
- the LOC134806924 gene encoding killer cell lectin-like receptor subfamily G member 1 isoform X3: MKYGNHCYYFSVEEKDWNSSLEFCLARDSHLLVITDNQEMSLLQVFLSEAFRWIGLRKNSGWRWEDGSPLNFSRISSNSFVQTCGAINKNGLQASSCEVPLHWVCKKVRL, from the exons ATGAAATATGGTAACCATTGTTATTATTTCTCAGTGGAGGAAAAGGACTGGAATTCTAGTCTGGAATTCTGCCTAGCCAGAGACTCACACCTCCTTGTGATAACGGACAATCAGGAAATG AGCCTGCTCCAAGTTTTCCTCAGTGAGGCTTTTCGCTGGATTGGTCTGAGGAAAAATTCTGGCTGGAGGTGGGAAGACGGATCACCTCTAAACTTCTCAAG GATTTCTTCTAATAGCTTTGTGCAGACATGCGGTGCCATCAACAAAAATGGTCTTCAAGCCTCAAGCTGTGAAGTTCCTTTACACTGGGTGTGTAAGAAGGTCAGACTTTGA
- the LOC134806924 gene encoding killer cell lectin-like receptor subfamily G member 1 isoform X2, with the protein MTDSVIYSMLELPTATQAQNDYGPQQKSSSSRPSCSCLVAIALGLLTAVLLSVLLYQWILCQGSNYSTCASCPSCPDRWMKYGNHCYYFSVEEKDWNSSLEFCLARDSHLLVITDNQEMSLLQVFLSEAFRWIGLRKNSGWRWEDGSPLNFSRISSNSFVQTCGAINKNGLQASSCEVPLHWETGVHQGLFLCCK; encoded by the exons ATGACTGACAGTGTTATTTATTCCATGTTAGAGTTGCCTACGGCAACCCAAGCCCAGAATGACTACGGACCACAGCAAAAAT CTTCCTCTTCCAGGCCTTCTTGTTCTTGCCTTGTGGCAATAGCTTTGGGGCTTCTGACTGCAGTTCTTCTGAGTGTGCTGCTATACCAGTGGATCCTGTGCCAGG GCTCCAACTACTCCACTTGTGCCAGCTGTCCTAGCTGCCCAGACCGCTGGATGAAATATGGTAACCATTGTTATTATTTCTCAGTGGAGGAAAAGGACTGGAATTCTAGTCTGGAATTCTGCCTAGCCAGAGACTCACACCTCCTTGTGATAACGGACAATCAGGAAATG AGCCTGCTCCAAGTTTTCCTCAGTGAGGCTTTTCGCTGGATTGGTCTGAGGAAAAATTCTGGCTGGAGGTGGGAAGACGGATCACCTCTAAACTTCTCAAG GATTTCTTCTAATAGCTTTGTGCAGACATGCGGTGCCATCAACAAAAATGGTCTTCAAGCCTCAAGCTGTGAAGTTCCTTTACACTGG
- the LOC134806924 gene encoding killer cell lectin-like receptor subfamily G member 1 isoform X1, whose protein sequence is MTDSVIYSMLELPTATQAQNDYGPQQKSSSSRPSCSCLVAIALGLLTAVLLSVLLYQWILCQGSNYSTCASCPSCPDRWMKYGNHCYYFSVEEKDWNSSLEFCLARDSHLLVITDNQEMSLLQVFLSEAFRWIGLRKNSGWRWEDGSPLNFSRISSNSFVQTCGAINKNGLQASSCEVPLHWVCKKETGVHQGLFLCCK, encoded by the exons ATGACTGACAGTGTTATTTATTCCATGTTAGAGTTGCCTACGGCAACCCAAGCCCAGAATGACTACGGACCACAGCAAAAAT CTTCCTCTTCCAGGCCTTCTTGTTCTTGCCTTGTGGCAATAGCTTTGGGGCTTCTGACTGCAGTTCTTCTGAGTGTGCTGCTATACCAGTGGATCCTGTGCCAGG GCTCCAACTACTCCACTTGTGCCAGCTGTCCTAGCTGCCCAGACCGCTGGATGAAATATGGTAACCATTGTTATTATTTCTCAGTGGAGGAAAAGGACTGGAATTCTAGTCTGGAATTCTGCCTAGCCAGAGACTCACACCTCCTTGTGATAACGGACAATCAGGAAATG AGCCTGCTCCAAGTTTTCCTCAGTGAGGCTTTTCGCTGGATTGGTCTGAGGAAAAATTCTGGCTGGAGGTGGGAAGACGGATCACCTCTAAACTTCTCAAG GATTTCTTCTAATAGCTTTGTGCAGACATGCGGTGCCATCAACAAAAATGGTCTTCAAGCCTCAAGCTGTGAAGTTCCTTTACACTGGGTGTGTAAGAAG